One Brachyspira pilosicoli P43/6/78 genomic window carries:
- the fliE gene encoding flagellar hook-basal body complex protein FliE: MDINSVMSAYSKTGNVGDNYGFVLKTTDPRHYGPAQMLRRSSNNDLISNFGTMLSDAIESVNQKQVDKDNIIVQAGIRPDQVDVSDVMNAIAEAELSLSFTKAVVDRAVRAYQEVTSYR; the protein is encoded by the coding sequence ATGGATATTAATAGCGTAATGAGTGCTTATTCTAAAACAGGAAATGTTGGCGATAATTATGGATTTGTATTAAAAACTACAGACCCTCGTCATTATGGACCAGCTCAAATGTTGAGAAGAAGTTCTAACAATGATTTGATAAGTAATTTCGGTACTATGCTTAGCGATGCAATAGAATCTGTTAATCAAAAGCAAGTTGATAAAGATAATATTATAGTTCAGGCTGGAATTAGACCTGATCAGGTTGATGTTTCTGATGTAATGAACGCTATTGCTGAGGCTGAATTATCACTCAGTTTCACTAAAGCTGTAGTTGATAGAGCTGTAAGAGCTTATCAGGAAGTAACTTCATATAGATAA
- the flgC gene encoding flagellar basal body rod protein FlgC gives MGIFSIINTSGSGLTAQRTRLDVIADNIANVNTTRTTEGGAFRRSRVVFKPRDDGNKYRSPFLPEALQPNVGTGVRVFSIEKDMETATRFVYDPSHPDAIKYGEKAGYVEMPNVNPVTEMVDMMEASRAYEANSTMIQSAKTMFGSALNIIRY, from the coding sequence ATGGGAATATTTTCAATAATTAATACATCTGGAAGCGGTTTAACTGCACAAAGAACAAGACTTGATGTAATAGCAGACAACATAGCTAATGTTAATACAACACGCACTACAGAGGGCGGAGCTTTTAGAAGAAGCAGAGTAGTATTTAAGCCAAGAGATGACGGCAATAAATATAGAAGCCCTTTTTTACCAGAAGCTTTGCAGCCTAATGTTGGTACAGGTGTAAGAGTATTCAGCATAGAGAAAGATATGGAAACTGCAACAAGATTTGTTTATGACCCTTCACACCCTGATGCTATAAAATATGGTGAGAAGGCTGGATATGTAGAGATGCCAAATGTTAATCCTGTTACAGAGATGGTTGATATGATGGAAGCTTCTAGGGCTTATGAGGCTAACTCTACTATGATTCAATCGGCTAAAACTATGTTTGGAAGTGCTTTGAATATTATTAGATATTAA
- the flgB gene encoding flagellar basal body rod protein FlgB translates to MSMFADTTYAKTMTIAKKLLNVYGLRAEVIADNIANVSTPNFKRSDVTFEYQLARALDSEKYDGIEAKRTDPRHFPFNMPMDYSEVSPTITVDYDTNYRNDKNNVDIDKEMAEEAKNTLRYQMFSQIVNAQYRDIRRMIGNA, encoded by the coding sequence ATGAGTATGTTTGCAGATACAACATATGCAAAAACTATGACTATTGCTAAAAAGCTATTAAATGTTTATGGGCTTAGAGCAGAAGTGATAGCAGACAATATAGCCAATGTTTCTACACCAAATTTCAAAAGAAGCGATGTTACTTTTGAATATCAATTAGCAAGAGCTTTAGACAGTGAGAAATATGACGGTATTGAGGCAAAAAGAACTGACCCAAGACATTTTCCTTTTAATATGCCTATGGATTATAGTGAAGTATCTCCTACAATTACAGTAGATTATGATACCAACTACAGAAACGATAAAAACAATGTTGATATAGATAAAGAAATGGCTGAAGAAGCTAAAAACACTTTACGCTATCAAATGTTTTCTCAAATAGTGAATGCTCAATATAGAGACATTAGAAGAATGATAGGCAATGCTTAA
- a CDS encoding PLP-dependent aminotransferase family protein yields MKLRLSKRALQEDFQGDFVKMMLEVAAKGNLISFAGGLPNPSSFPVEAVKEACIKVLSNNGAGALQYNSVDGYLPLREFIANRYKKSGINLEAKDIVITNGSQQALDIISSVLVDAGDNIMLEDPSYLAALQTFHLYNANIQTVNLKEDGADVEEVKNVIEKYNPKFFYSIPTFQNPTGITYTNEVREKIANIVKKSDTFFVEDNPYGELRFKGEHQNSFGKLLGEQAILLGTFSKTVAPGLRLGWIASPVKELVTKMKEYKQLVDMHTNIFSQMVVAEYLKNNDYDEHIKTIIDLYGKQCNCMLECLDKYMPKDMHWTHPEGGMFIWATLPKGLDAIELGKKAAEAGVAVTAGEPFYERKRGEGTFRLNYTNSSFENIDKGISILAKVIEDMKKSQ; encoded by the coding sequence GGGCGATTTTGTTAAGATGATGCTAGAGGTTGCTGCGAAGGGTAATTTAATATCATTTGCAGGCGGACTTCCTAATCCTTCATCATTTCCTGTGGAGGCTGTAAAAGAGGCTTGTATTAAAGTGCTGTCAAATAATGGTGCTGGTGCTTTACAGTATAACAGTGTTGATGGTTATTTGCCTTTAAGAGAGTTTATTGCCAACAGGTACAAAAAAAGCGGTATTAATTTAGAGGCTAAAGATATAGTCATTACAAATGGTTCTCAGCAGGCATTGGATATTATATCTTCTGTATTAGTGGATGCAGGTGATAATATTATGCTTGAAGACCCTTCATATTTGGCTGCTTTACAAACTTTTCACCTATATAATGCTAATATTCAAACAGTAAATCTTAAAGAAGATGGTGCTGATGTTGAAGAGGTAAAAAATGTAATAGAAAAATATAATCCTAAGTTCTTCTATTCTATTCCTACTTTTCAAAACCCAACTGGTATAACATATACTAATGAAGTTAGAGAAAAGATAGCTAATATAGTAAAGAAGAGCGATACTTTCTTTGTAGAAGATAACCCTTATGGAGAATTAAGATTTAAAGGCGAGCATCAAAATTCTTTTGGTAAATTGTTAGGAGAGCAAGCTATACTTCTTGGTACTTTCTCAAAAACAGTTGCCCCTGGTTTAAGATTAGGCTGGATTGCTTCACCTGTAAAAGAGCTTGTTACAAAAATGAAAGAGTATAAACAGCTTGTAGATATGCATACTAATATATTCTCTCAAATGGTTGTTGCTGAATATTTAAAAAATAATGATTATGATGAGCATATAAAAACTATTATAGATTTATATGGCAAGCAGTGTAACTGTATGCTTGAATGTTTAGATAAATACATGCCTAAAGATATGCATTGGACACACCCTGAAGGCGGTATGTTTATATGGGCTACATTGCCTAAAGGTTTAGATGCTATAGAATTAGGTAAGAAAGCAGCAGAGGCAGGAGTTGCAGTTACAGCAGGAGAGCCTTTCTATGAGAGAAAAAGAGGAGAGGGTACTTTTAGATTGAATTATACTAACTCTTCTTTTGAGAATATAGATAAAGGTATATCAATACTTGCAAAAGTAATAGAAGACATGAAAAAATCTCAATAA